In Antechinus flavipes isolate AdamAnt ecotype Samford, QLD, Australia chromosome 3, AdamAnt_v2, whole genome shotgun sequence, a genomic segment contains:
- the KLHL34 gene encoding kelch-like protein 34, with protein MSYFLSYCKAHGGAILTHYQALREEGFLCDVKLEAEGREFQAHRSLLACSSDYFKALFKSYTQESRAPVIHLQVPSASGLQRLLDFIYTAWLPLSMDTLEDTLEAATYLQVSEAIGLCSHYLVSHLGLENCCFVANLSTRFGLADTLSAAENFIGRHMRELLDRGPEEVGLLELNPVSLKAVLGSPDVPYVAEAHLLNLALSWLLQDPAAERLPHCSSLLERIRFGLVPLELLRQVYSGSGLSLPTRVKGLIIQAISYHTAISRQPLMQSEQTSCRNSRTRILLVGGRRAKEAVTQGAEDAQIPQEEERDSISEASDEEVEQEVQPGEVDEWELTQDVVSFDVYNHHWRNLTRLPAPLQGHCVCTIGNFLYVLGGESPAGSSSSLSPTVPLEVTAQVHRYDAHFHVWAPMPAMQKARAYFWCGFVGDNLLAVGGVGADGDALASVEMYDLGRDRWTAAKELPRAVYGHAGAVGACGTVYISGGKLRGRPKVGDLERSASISDVYALSPQERVWSKRASMNVSRFGHQMATLRGAVFAFLGLYESFLDIERYDPEVDEWTRLRPLLYDRFCYGLAVVEETALLLGGLKWQNSRQVPTRNVVGYDLDLDCWEDIGCNMPQAWSGLKCAVLQLSEEVEERVEKIKKVETQAGAH; from the coding sequence ATGAGTTACTTTCTGTCCTACTGCAAAGCTCACGGAGGGGCCATCCTCACCCACTATCAGGCCCTGCGTGAAGAGGGCTTTTTGTGCGATGTgaagctggaggctgaaggcagAGAGTTCCAGGCGCACAGGTCGCTCCTGGCGTGCTCAAGTGACtattttaaagctcttttcaAAAGCTATACGCAGGAGTCTAGGGCCCCCGTTATCCACCTGCAAGTGCCCTCGGCCAGTGGTCTTCAGCGCCTCTTGGACTTCATCTACACTGCCTGGCTGCCCTTGTCCATGGACACGCTGGAAGACACGCTAGAGGCCGCCACCTACCTGCAAGTGAGTGAGGCTATAGGCCTCTGCAGTCACTACTTGGTAAGTCACCTGGGCCTGGAGAACTGTTGCTTTGTGGCCAACCTCTCCACCCGCTTTGGCCTGGCTGACACGCTGTCAGCGGCCGAAAACTTCATCGGGCGCCACATGCGAGAGCTGCTGGACAGGGGCCCCGAAGAGGTGGGGCTTCTGGAGCTTAACCCAGTCTCGCTTAAGGCGGTACTGGGCTCCCCAGACGTGCCATACGTGGCCGAGGCCCATTTACTGAACCTGGCGCTGAGCTGGTTGCTTCAGGATCCCGCGGCCGAACGCCTTCCGCACTGCTCCAGTCTTCTGGAACGCATTCGTTTCGGTCTGGTGCCCCTCGAACTGCTTCGTCAGGTCTATTCGGGCTCAGGCCTCAGTCTTCCTACCCGAGTGAAGGGTCTAATTATCCAGGCTATCAGCTATCATACAGCCATCTCCCGCCAGCCCTTAATGCAGAGCGAGCAGACTAGTTGCAGGAACTCCCGAACCCGCATCTTACTGGTTGGGGGACGCCGGGCCAAGGAGGCCGTGACTCAAGGTGCTGAAGATGCACAAATCCctcaagaagaggaaagagatagcATCAGCGAAGCTTCAGATGAAGAGGTTGAACAGGAGGTGCAACCTGGAGAAGTGGATGAGTGGGAACTGACCCAAGATGTGGTCTCCTTCGACGTGTACAACCACCACTGGCGCAACCTCACCAGGCTGCCTGCCCCGTTGCAGGGACACTGCGTGTGTACTATTGGCAACTTCCTTTACGTACTGGGAGGGGAGAGTCCGGCAGGCAgctcctcttctctgtctccaacCGTTCCTCTGGAGGTCACAGCTCAAGTGCACCGCTATGATGCGCATTTCCACGTGTGGGCTCCTATGCCCGCCATGCAAAAGGCCCGGGCCTATTTCTGGTGCGGCTTTGTGGGAGACAACCTCTTAGCCGTCGGGGGTGTGGGCGCAGATGGAGATGCCCTAGCCTCTGTGGAGATGTACGACTTGGGCCGAGACCGCTGGACAGCGGCCAAGGAGTTGCCGCGTGCAGTGTATGGTCATGCCGGGGCAGTAGGGGCCTGTGGCACTGTTTATATATCCGGGGGCAAGCTCAGAGGGCGGCCGAAGGTTGGAGATTTGGAACGAAGTGCCAGCATCTCGGATGTGTACGCTCTAAGTCCACAGGAGAGGGTATGGAGTAAAAGGGCATCCATGAACGTCTCCCGCTTTGGGCACCAAATGGCTACGCTACGTGGCGCGGTGTTTGCTTTTCTGGGGCTCTATGAGTCCTTCTTAGACATTGAACGCTACGATCCCGAAGTAGATGAGTGGACTCGCTTGCGGCCCCTGCTCTATGACCGTTTTTGCTATGGACTAGCGGTGGTGGAGGAGACTGCACTTCTACTAGGTGGGTTAAAATGGCAAAATTCCAGACAAGTGCCCACCCGCAACGTGGTAGGCTATGACTTGGACCTCGACTGCTGGGAAGATATTGGTTGCAACATGCCGCAGGCTTGGAGCGGCCTTAAGTGTGCAGTGTTACAACTGTCAGAAGAGGTAGAGGAAAGggtagaaaagataaagaaagtggAAACACAGGCTGGGGCGCATTAA